In a genomic window of Borrelia maritima:
- the recJ gene encoding single-stranded-DNA-specific exonuclease RecJ has protein sequence MKIWKQKETKIQTQELDRISKQYNINSFEATLLINREIKEEDFMFFLEDSINLIHNPFLLKNIDKFIKRINKAIKENENILIFGDKDADGITATIIMYETLKDFGLNVSYKIPSNGEFYGLSNELINTALEEKISLIITVDNGISSIEEINYANSKGIEIIITDHHLPGENFKTENIIINPHLKDDKYPFKEIAGCCVSFKTCLALSMSFTDLYSKNLVFLFLEKTKNEIIIHAIEIKNYILKQYLRLNNKNDPLINLNNLEKFVENKYIVVFNKEDQNELLNKCFGKSININTIDISENFIKKYPNFRKKTLKDLIQATKYFRYKEIGIKDKLYYIFYNIIFEVNKNLLQKCLKRLNFVAIGTIADNMPIINENRIILKLGLKEIALRERMPINYLLKDANILTKPNITSMDIAYKIAPILNSTGRLEKADIAINFLLTNDINQIENKFKEIKEINELRKYKEEKAWNSHNKNTIFKNDKFIVCYDKNTPKGISSRIATRLSAYYQKVAIFLTKQDNIIKGSIRSNNKINSKTLISRVPSHLIINAGGHKAAAGFTLHESLLEDFIKELEYATTKVKYETTDENESILIDAIIPKNLTKDSLFKTIEIFEPYGYEFREPVLMIENAYLQELKVIDKNHSSKHISMRIKSQNDYYKAIFFNGTQKIEELNIKEDQYLDIIFTVNEDFYSPREKILKIIDIKKSTQVNE, from the coding sequence ATGAAAATTTGGAAACAAAAAGAAACTAAGATACAAACCCAAGAATTAGATCGAATTTCTAAGCAATATAATATCAATTCTTTTGAAGCAACTTTACTTATAAATCGAGAAATCAAAGAAGAAGATTTTATGTTTTTCCTTGAAGACAGCATAAATTTAATACACAATCCATTTTTATTAAAAAATATAGATAAATTTATAAAAAGAATAAATAAAGCAATTAAAGAGAATGAAAACATATTAATCTTCGGAGATAAAGATGCTGATGGTATCACAGCAACAATAATAATGTACGAAACTCTTAAAGATTTTGGGCTAAATGTGAGCTATAAAATACCTTCAAATGGGGAATTTTATGGACTTTCAAACGAATTAATTAACACAGCTTTGGAAGAAAAAATATCTTTAATAATAACCGTTGATAATGGTATCTCTAGTATTGAAGAAATAAATTATGCAAATTCAAAAGGAATAGAAATAATAATCACAGACCACCATCTTCCAGGCGAAAATTTTAAAACTGAAAACATAATTATAAATCCTCATCTAAAAGATGATAAATATCCGTTCAAAGAAATAGCAGGATGTTGTGTAAGTTTTAAAACTTGTCTTGCTCTTAGCATGTCCTTTACAGATCTTTATTCTAAAAACCTTGTATTTTTGTTTTTAGAAAAAACAAAAAATGAAATTATTATTCACGCAATAGAAATAAAAAATTATATTTTAAAACAATATCTAAGATTAAATAATAAAAATGACCCTTTAATTAACTTAAACAATTTAGAAAAATTTGTAGAAAACAAATATATAGTAGTCTTTAACAAAGAAGATCAAAATGAATTATTAAATAAATGCTTCGGGAAAAGCATAAATATAAACACAATTGATATTAGTGAAAATTTTATAAAAAAATATCCAAACTTCAGAAAAAAAACATTAAAAGACTTAATACAAGCAACTAAATATTTTAGATATAAAGAAATTGGCATTAAAGACAAACTTTACTACATATTTTACAACATAATTTTTGAAGTTAATAAAAATTTGCTACAAAAATGCCTAAAAAGACTTAACTTTGTTGCAATAGGAACAATAGCAGACAATATGCCCATTATCAATGAAAATAGAATAATCCTAAAATTAGGGCTTAAAGAAATTGCATTAAGAGAAAGAATGCCTATTAATTATCTATTAAAAGATGCAAACATATTAACAAAACCAAATATAACTTCAATGGATATAGCATATAAAATTGCACCAATACTAAATTCAACAGGAAGACTTGAAAAAGCAGATATTGCAATAAATTTTTTACTAACTAACGACATTAATCAAATAGAAAATAAATTTAAAGAAATAAAAGAAATCAATGAACTGAGAAAATATAAAGAAGAAAAAGCTTGGAATTCACACAATAAAAACACTATTTTTAAAAACGATAAATTCATAGTTTGCTATGATAAAAATACTCCAAAAGGAATAAGTTCAAGAATCGCAACTAGACTTTCTGCCTACTACCAAAAAGTTGCTATTTTTTTAACAAAGCAAGACAATATTATTAAAGGATCAATTAGATCAAACAATAAAATCAATTCAAAAACACTAATATCGAGAGTGCCTTCCCATTTAATAATAAATGCAGGGGGACATAAAGCTGCTGCTGGATTTACACTGCATGAAAGTCTACTTGAAGACTTTATTAAGGAATTAGAATATGCAACTACAAAAGTTAAATATGAAACTACTGATGAAAACGAATCCATATTAATAGATGCTATTATTCCAAAGAATTTAACAAAAGATTCTCTTTTTAAAACAATAGAAATATTTGAGCCTTATGGATATGAATTTAGAGAGCCAGTATTAATGATAGAAAATGCCTACCTTCAAGAACTCAAAGTAATTGACAAAAATCATAGTTCAAAACATATAAGTATGCGAATCAAATCACAAAACGATTACTATAAAGCTATTTTTTTTAACGGAACACAAAAAATAGAAGAATTAAATATAAAAGAAGATCAATATTTAGACATAATTTTTACAGTTAATGAAGATTTTTACAGCCCTAGAGAAAAAATTTTGAAAATCATAGATATAAAAAAGAGTACTCAAGTTAATGAATAG
- a CDS encoding DNA translocase FtsK, which produces MKDFYQYFQFLFFFMLSVISFSLFVALTPLSNIFIFFVFNLIGQILFNVFSFLSFYLIVYPLVNWYAYKKHIFTKRFAFNWNYTVILFFTLIFLIKINSSVEKSYFIEIFLINFGKTLGNFFIFVLLILEFVVWIYLNYVLFKDINFILDAFKFLEFKIKILFENILSYFPFSNSLDVKKDIKVYGDSVEDVKDSQVLDDKEHIINDEEYQALWSFSAFLRSNKKPSNVNLDKTVFEGSNPGEASSSNDEILNDNASNSDEIDKSCEYKYLDNFEDNKLIITGKVKACEIRAKGIISQATIPNVCNENALSKKSDSYIIDISVFDQKEVKNDVEDIEYEREIQKQSMILQETLKEFNINAKLIDIIRGPVVTMYAIRPDKGIKLSKITSISDNIALRLAAIRVRIIAPIPGREAVGIEIPNKRREFILISEIIDSKEFRGDFRIPFALGKEISGENIVFDLVNSPHLLIAGATGAGKSVCVNSLIASIIFSKSPDEVKLIMIDPKIVELKLFNDIPHLLTPVITDVKRALEALRWCLDEMERRYVLLDNLLVRDISSYNKKIKDENLNLMVLPYLVIIIDEFADLILATRKDLENLISRLAAMARAVGIHLVLATQRPSVDVITGVIKANFPSRISFMVASSMDSRIILGSSGAEKLLGKGDMLYISSLNPFPQRIQGGFLKEREVYSLVEEVKKFGPPNYIDDEIFIDSEKESDLIALGPSDEPMFDEALEIVKSTRKASASYLQRRLKIGYNRAARIIEIMEDMGYVGPVNGSKPREVLI; this is translated from the coding sequence ATGAAAGATTTTTATCAATATTTTCAATTTTTGTTTTTTTTTATGCTCTCGGTTATTTCTTTTTCTCTTTTTGTAGCATTAACACCTTTGAGTAATATATTTATATTTTTTGTTTTCAATTTAATAGGGCAAATACTTTTTAATGTTTTTTCATTCTTGTCATTTTATTTAATAGTTTATCCACTTGTTAATTGGTACGCTTATAAAAAACATATCTTTACTAAACGATTTGCATTTAATTGGAATTACACTGTTATATTATTTTTTACTTTAATATTTTTAATAAAAATTAATTCTAGTGTTGAAAAATCTTATTTTATTGAGATATTTCTTATTAATTTTGGTAAAACATTGGGAAATTTTTTTATTTTTGTTCTTTTAATTTTAGAATTTGTAGTTTGGATTTACTTGAATTATGTCCTTTTCAAGGATATTAATTTTATTTTAGATGCTTTTAAATTTTTAGAGTTTAAGATTAAAATTTTGTTTGAAAACATATTAAGTTATTTTCCTTTTTCAAATTCATTGGATGTAAAAAAAGACATTAAAGTTTATGGAGATTCTGTAGAGGATGTAAAAGATTCTCAAGTTCTTGATGATAAAGAGCATATTATTAATGACGAAGAATATCAAGCTTTATGGTCATTTAGTGCTTTTTTAAGAAGCAATAAAAAACCTTCCAATGTTAATTTAGACAAAACTGTTTTTGAAGGCTCAAATCCCGGAGAAGCAAGCTCTTCAAATGATGAGATTTTAAATGATAATGCTTCAAACTCAGATGAAATTGATAAGTCTTGTGAGTATAAATACTTGGACAATTTTGAAGATAATAAGTTAATCATTACTGGAAAAGTTAAGGCTTGTGAGATAAGGGCTAAAGGTATAATTAGTCAAGCTACTATTCCTAATGTTTGTAACGAAAATGCTTTGAGTAAAAAAAGTGATTCTTATATTATTGATATTTCAGTTTTTGACCAGAAAGAAGTTAAAAATGATGTGGAAGATATTGAATATGAAAGAGAAATTCAAAAGCAGTCAATGATTCTCCAGGAGACATTAAAAGAGTTTAATATTAATGCCAAATTAATTGATATTATCAGAGGTCCTGTTGTGACAATGTATGCTATTCGTCCAGATAAGGGAATTAAGCTTTCTAAGATTACTTCTATTTCTGACAATATTGCTTTAAGACTTGCAGCTATTAGGGTTAGGATTATTGCTCCAATTCCTGGCAGAGAAGCTGTGGGAATTGAAATTCCTAATAAAAGACGTGAGTTTATTTTAATTTCAGAGATAATAGATAGCAAGGAATTCAGAGGAGATTTTAGAATTCCTTTTGCTCTTGGAAAGGAGATTAGTGGTGAAAATATTGTTTTTGATCTTGTTAATTCTCCACATCTATTAATAGCTGGTGCAACTGGGGCAGGTAAATCGGTTTGTGTGAATTCTTTAATTGCTTCAATTATTTTTTCAAAATCTCCAGATGAAGTTAAATTGATTATGATAGATCCTAAAATAGTTGAGCTTAAGCTTTTCAATGATATTCCCCATTTATTAACCCCAGTTATTACAGATGTAAAGAGAGCCTTAGAAGCTCTTAGATGGTGTCTTGATGAAATGGAGAGAAGGTATGTGCTTCTTGATAATTTATTAGTAAGAGACATTTCTTCTTATAATAAAAAAATAAAAGATGAGAATTTGAATTTAATGGTCTTGCCATATCTTGTAATAATTATTGATGAATTTGCAGATCTTATTCTTGCTACAAGAAAAGATTTGGAAAATTTAATTTCTCGACTTGCTGCAATGGCTAGGGCTGTAGGGATTCATTTGGTTCTTGCAACTCAAAGACCTTCAGTTGACGTTATTACTGGAGTAATAAAAGCCAATTTTCCTTCAAGAATTTCTTTTATGGTAGCTAGTTCTATGGATTCAAGAATTATTCTTGGATCTTCTGGTGCTGAAAAACTTTTAGGAAAAGGAGATATGCTTTATATTAGTTCTTTAAATCCCTTTCCCCAAAGAATTCAGGGAGGATTTTTAAAAGAAAGAGAAGTTTATAGTCTTGTTGAAGAAGTTAAAAAATTTGGTCCCCCAAATTATATTGATGATGAAATATTTATTGATAGCGAAAAAGAGTCAGATTTGATTGCCCTTGGGCCTTCTGATGAACCGATGTTTGACGAAGCTCTTGAGATTGTTAAATCTACAAGAAAAGCATCAGCATCTTATCTGCAAAGAAGGTTAAAGATAGGTTACAATAGAGCAGCTCGAATTATTGAAATTATGGAAGATATGGGGTATGTAGGGCCTGTTAATGGATCAAAACCAAGAGAGGTATTGATTTAA
- a CDS encoding tetratricopeptide repeat protein: MLSLFIVISSLIVFILVFLFFKIALKLTIGKNRGKIKKDDERTRKLIERAISLLKTNPNEIGALEILNNYYYKNKDYENGIKYAKKLCQLIEDNPISQEINTFKAFLSYGFYNLKRNFNREALEFLKKAYLIKKTDEDANYYLGIAFLKNEMYKEALYYLTKVYKFNKNNRDILKHIGITLFHLESYRKAAGIFNNIKKYIQGDIDALLAYAKSLSKMNQDHLALEIANKIKQKDGMIYEALLITSDIYSKNKELEKLEQNIKEIIKVKPDLPKKIFLELFYNLGELQISVENYQKATEAFIKVENIDPNYKNIKEKLEFSKRLNENIALRIYLRSSKENFEKIANEIILKLYLNKFQIRDSKINEVTSQFIDMNFHLANNQWEENLIVRFVRTEQDTFGELFLKDFISKIKENKIKGLCIAPSKFSLKAKQMIEGRLIDLVEGKKLTQILKKINISKYM, encoded by the coding sequence GTGTTATCGCTATTTATAGTAATCTCTTCACTGATAGTGTTTATTTTAGTATTTTTATTTTTTAAAATAGCACTAAAACTTACAATAGGTAAAAATAGAGGAAAAATAAAAAAAGATGACGAGAGAACTCGAAAATTAATTGAAAGAGCAATTTCTCTATTAAAAACAAATCCAAACGAAATAGGTGCTCTTGAAATTCTAAATAATTACTACTATAAAAATAAAGACTATGAGAATGGTATAAAATATGCAAAAAAATTGTGCCAATTAATAGAAGACAACCCAATAAGCCAAGAAATAAACACATTTAAAGCTTTTTTAAGCTATGGATTTTATAATCTTAAAAGAAATTTTAACAGAGAAGCCTTAGAATTTTTAAAAAAAGCTTACCTAATAAAAAAAACAGATGAGGATGCAAATTATTATCTTGGCATAGCATTTTTAAAAAATGAAATGTATAAAGAGGCTCTATACTATCTTACAAAAGTCTACAAGTTTAATAAAAATAATAGGGACATTTTAAAGCACATAGGAATAACTTTATTTCATTTGGAAAGCTATAGAAAAGCTGCTGGAATATTTAATAATATAAAAAAATACATACAAGGCGACATTGACGCTCTTTTAGCGTATGCCAAATCTTTGTCAAAAATGAACCAAGATCATCTAGCACTGGAGATTGCAAACAAAATAAAACAAAAAGATGGAATGATTTATGAAGCTTTATTAATCACATCCGATATTTATTCAAAAAATAAAGAATTGGAAAAATTAGAACAAAATATTAAAGAAATAATAAAAGTAAAACCTGACTTGCCTAAAAAAATTTTCCTTGAACTATTTTACAATCTTGGAGAACTCCAAATTTCTGTTGAAAATTATCAAAAAGCTACAGAAGCTTTTATCAAAGTTGAAAATATTGATCCAAATTACAAAAATATTAAAGAAAAATTAGAATTTAGTAAAAGGTTAAACGAAAACATAGCACTAAGAATATATTTGCGCAGTTCAAAAGAAAATTTTGAAAAAATAGCAAATGAAATTATTTTAAAACTATATTTAAATAAATTCCAAATAAGAGATTCTAAAATAAACGAAGTAACATCACAGTTTATTGATATGAACTTTCACCTAGCTAACAATCAGTGGGAAGAAAATTTAATAGTACGCTTTGTAAGAACTGAACAAGATACTTTCGGTGAATTATTCCTAAAAGACTTCATTTCAAAAATAAAAGAAAATAAAATAAAAGGACTCTGTATTGCTCCGTCAAAATTCTCTTTAAAGGCTAAGCAAATGATTGAGGGAAGGCTTATTGATCTAGTAGAAGGTAAAAAATTAACCCAAATACTTAAAAAAATTAACATATCCAAATACATGTGA
- a CDS encoding M23 family metallopeptidase — protein sequence MNRIQKILLIFCILGIENINSEIINTIPKIQYKKEAFQGDYIYFASNENFKSLSLLSINKNPIISSFPFKFTVGSKIYYIAFLGITPMIKEGKRKIQIEFKSKSYIKEIEIKKFNFKKTTISFNREKAKLITQKKSIKQKEQALVLWNIIGNVGDTAIYHYDTLVKPIKDQYIVTSQYGDLRLYMQGNKKISNYTMHNGIDYAPFKRENTPIFAAGKGKVVFAKNRELTGNTLIIQHLPGVFTIYLHLSKLGTSENKIVSAGEYIGHTGNTGLSTGPHLHFEVRINGIAINPDFLLNGMLIDKNKIINNIKRIE from the coding sequence ATGAATAGAATACAAAAAATTCTACTTATATTTTGTATTCTAGGAATAGAAAATATAAATTCAGAAATAATAAACACTATTCCCAAAATTCAATATAAAAAAGAGGCATTTCAAGGAGATTACATATACTTTGCAAGTAATGAAAACTTTAAAAGTTTATCACTTTTAAGTATAAATAAAAATCCAATCATAAGTTCTTTTCCATTCAAATTTACAGTAGGAAGCAAAATTTACTACATAGCATTTCTGGGAATTACACCAATGATAAAAGAGGGTAAAAGGAAAATTCAAATAGAATTCAAAAGTAAAAGCTACATTAAAGAAATAGAAATAAAAAAATTTAATTTCAAAAAAACAACAATTAGTTTTAATAGAGAAAAAGCCAAGCTTATTACCCAAAAAAAATCAATAAAACAAAAAGAACAAGCTTTGGTTTTATGGAACATTATTGGCAATGTTGGAGACACAGCAATATATCACTATGATACTTTAGTTAAACCAATAAAAGATCAGTACATTGTAACAAGCCAATACGGAGATTTAAGGCTTTATATGCAAGGTAATAAAAAAATTTCAAATTATACAATGCACAATGGAATTGATTATGCCCCATTTAAAAGAGAAAATACTCCAATTTTTGCTGCCGGTAAAGGAAAAGTTGTATTTGCAAAAAATAGAGAGCTAACGGGTAATACTCTTATAATACAACATTTGCCAGGTGTATTTACAATTTACCTTCATCTCTCAAAATTGGGCACAAGTGAAAATAAAATAGTTAGTGCCGGGGAATATATTGGACATACTGGAAACACAGGGCTTTCAACAGGCCCTCATTTACACTTCGAAGTAAGAATTAATGGCATAGCAATAAATCCGGATTTCCTTTTAAATGGAATGCTTATTGACAAAAATAAAATAATAAATAATATTAAAAGAATAGAGTAA
- a CDS encoding undecaprenyl-diphosphate phosphatase gives MGNILSAIILGIVQGITEFLPVSSSGHLLLFKRFMHLRLSIIFDIYLHLATVLVVIIYYRKRILELFLTCIRFSLRKTVKSDLANLKLILLILIITIVTGIVGVFILKYEKMFTLSFVLINFIITGILILMLEFNFLKIKFKGNILLVGIFMGLMQGLGAFPGISRSGITIFSARILGFNRKSAFEISFLSLIPVVFGAILLKHKEFYDIFMVLNYFEINLGALVAFVVGIFSINFFFKMLNNKKLYYFSIYLFVLSIAVCYFF, from the coding sequence ATGGGAAATATTTTAAGTGCAATTATTTTGGGGATTGTTCAAGGTATTACAGAGTTTTTACCAGTATCTAGTTCCGGGCATTTATTGCTTTTTAAGCGTTTTATGCATTTAAGGCTTTCAATAATATTTGATATTTATTTACACCTTGCAACAGTTTTAGTGGTTATTATTTACTATCGTAAAAGGATTTTAGAGCTTTTTTTAACTTGTATTAGATTCTCTTTAAGAAAAACTGTTAAATCTGATTTAGCAAATTTAAAATTAATTTTGCTAATATTAATAATAACTATTGTTACTGGAATTGTTGGAGTTTTTATTTTGAAATACGAGAAAATGTTTACGTTGTCTTTTGTTTTAATTAATTTTATTATAACGGGGATTTTAATCTTGATGCTAGAATTTAATTTTTTAAAAATTAAATTTAAAGGTAATATTTTGTTAGTAGGAATTTTTATGGGGCTAATGCAAGGTTTAGGTGCATTTCCAGGAATTTCTCGTTCTGGAATTACAATTTTTTCTGCTAGGATTCTTGGATTTAATAGAAAAAGTGCATTTGAAATTTCATTTTTATCTTTAATACCAGTAGTTTTTGGAGCGATTTTATTAAAACATAAAGAATTTTATGATATTTTTATGGTTTTAAATTATTTTGAAATAAACTTAGGAGCATTGGTTGCTTTTGTTGTTGGTATTTTTTCAATAAATTTCTTTTTTAAAATGCTTAATAACAAAAAACTATATTATTTTTCAATATATTTATTTGTACTTTCAATTGCAGTTTGTTATTTTTTTTAG
- the rpsU gene encoding 30S ribosomal protein S21, which translates to MVTVTVDKNENLEKALKRFKRMIEKEAIIREWKRREYYEKPSTIRVKKEKAFKRKQAKKVRKLKQKTNR; encoded by the coding sequence TTGGTAACAGTCACTGTGGACAAAAATGAAAATCTTGAAAAAGCATTAAAACGTTTTAAAAGAATGATTGAAAAAGAAGCAATTATTCGCGAATGGAAAAGAAGAGAATACTATGAAAAACCATCCACAATCCGTGTAAAAAAAGAGAAAGCTTTTAAAAGAAAACAAGCAAAAAAAGTAAGAAAATTAAAGCAAAAAACTAATAGGTAA
- a CDS encoding flagellar assembly lytic transglycosylase has translation MFDRISFVLKNLLLLFLYSSLFSCFVKKEISSNDFIKLHSKEFDLNNLNWLWNFDYSKKNFDKHFNIDPGSYIYVAYLFKKIGFEEKFIEYMKKAIAHGDSIPAQFAGVKLIEYFNSIKEYFESELIGERLYKKYENNKFIILGYFKSLYWQKKNDKALSLLNKLDKMKFSDYQENENILLKAALYLNLSNVSESKIYFNELFENLPANYLHVRAYDYFIIENKSKYFSANFLNLVRFKYEVANGNFNSAINILNKNGLNDYYDNNIVLSDVYKAFIGSGKISNALTFFSKIKSKYKNYYLGILNLRGKNNLGLVILKEYLEGLNLNNEINRLVLLNTAFSNLIFTKSARDYFAESVAKFYTESDKKNSNFIKILEEYILESIQLEDYDNLYKLYSNAKKVISDSILSKLAFINARLIYHKLIKPSVSGEYKSLLHSAINYDRWSYSSFMSRYLLDQNINEFFTSGIDVKYDQSDYEIFLEGFLKFNLCNYVRRFISEDFKNGYKFSLDFYRRVYDELLRSENYYDATLVINYLVNQDESALMENDYKRLYPYLYGSLVEYWAKRRGLETSVIFSLIKAESSFEKNAVSRPGAVGLMQVMPSTANDISKELKYFDYDLKTPKDNIIIGTYYLKKRISTTGSLYKALASYNGGIGNLRKWEKSYGHLSKELFIEAIPFSQTRNYIKKILVYSVFYDALYEKKGIDSVIVKIMGEFPKN, from the coding sequence ATGTTTGATAGAATTTCTTTCGTATTGAAAAATCTTCTTTTACTTTTTTTATATTCAAGTTTATTTTCTTGCTTTGTGAAAAAAGAAATTTCAAGCAATGATTTTATTAAGTTACATTCAAAAGAGTTCGATTTAAATAATTTAAATTGGCTGTGGAATTTTGATTATTCAAAAAAAAATTTTGATAAGCATTTTAATATAGACCCAGGTTCTTATATATATGTTGCTTATTTGTTTAAAAAAATAGGATTTGAAGAAAAATTCATAGAGTATATGAAAAAAGCCATAGCTCATGGGGATAGTATTCCAGCTCAGTTTGCTGGAGTGAAGCTTATTGAATATTTTAACTCAATAAAAGAGTATTTTGAGTCTGAATTGATTGGGGAGAGGCTTTATAAAAAATACGAAAACAATAAATTTATTATATTAGGGTACTTCAAAAGTCTTTATTGGCAAAAGAAAAACGATAAAGCACTTAGTCTTTTAAATAAGCTTGATAAAATGAAATTTTCTGATTATCAGGAAAATGAAAATATCTTATTAAAAGCAGCTCTTTATCTTAATCTTTCTAATGTAAGCGAGTCAAAAATTTATTTTAACGAACTTTTTGAAAATTTGCCTGCAAATTATTTACATGTAAGAGCTTATGATTACTTTATTATTGAGAATAAGTCTAAGTACTTTAGTGCTAATTTTTTAAATCTTGTTAGGTTTAAATATGAAGTGGCAAATGGCAATTTCAATAGTGCAATAAATATATTAAATAAAAATGGTTTAAATGACTATTATGACAATAACATTGTATTAAGCGATGTTTATAAGGCTTTTATTGGTTCTGGAAAGATTTCGAATGCTCTAACATTTTTTAGTAAAATAAAAAGTAAGTATAAAAATTATTATTTAGGCATTTTAAATCTTAGGGGAAAAAATAATTTAGGCCTTGTTATTTTAAAAGAATATCTTGAAGGTTTAAATCTTAATAATGAGATTAACAGGCTTGTCTTACTTAATACGGCTTTTAGTAATTTGATTTTTACTAAAAGTGCACGAGATTATTTCGCTGAAAGTGTGGCCAAGTTTTATACTGAGAGCGATAAAAAAAATTCTAATTTTATTAAGATTTTAGAAGAGTATATTTTAGAATCAATTCAGCTTGAAGACTATGACAACCTTTACAAGCTTTATTCTAATGCTAAAAAAGTTATTTCTGATTCGATTTTGTCTAAACTTGCCTTTATTAATGCAAGGCTTATATATCATAAATTAATTAAACCTAGTGTAAGTGGAGAGTACAAAAGTCTTTTGCATTCTGCTATTAATTATGATAGATGGTCTTATTCTTCATTTATGAGTAGGTACTTATTAGATCAAAATATTAATGAATTTTTTACAAGCGGGATTGATGTTAAATATGATCAATCTGATTATGAGATTTTTTTGGAAGGATTTTTAAAATTCAACCTTTGTAATTATGTTAGAAGGTTTATTTCTGAAGATTTTAAGAACGGATATAAATTTTCACTCGATTTTTATCGAAGAGTATACGATGAGCTTTTAAGGAGCGAAAATTATTACGATGCAACTCTTGTGATTAATTATCTTGTAAATCAAGATGAATCTGCTTTAATGGAGAATGACTATAAAAGGCTTTATCCTTATTTGTATGGATCTTTGGTCGAATACTGGGCTAAAAGGCGTGGGCTTGAAACTAGTGTTATATTTTCTTTAATCAAAGCGGAGAGCAGCTTTGAGAAAAATGCCGTCTCAAGGCCTGGTGCTGTTGGCCTTATGCAAGTTATGCCATCAACAGCGAATGATATTTCTAAAGAACTTAAATATTTTGATTATGATTTAAAGACACCAAAAGATAATATAATAATTGGGACATATTATTTGAAAAAAAGAATATCTACAACTGGTAGTCTTTATAAGGCTCTTGCTTCTTACAATGGAGGCATTGGCAATCTTAGAAAGTGGGAAAAAAGTTATGGACATTTATCCAAAGAGCTTTTTATTGAGGCAATTCCTTTTAGTCAGACTAGAAATTATATTAAAAAGATATTAGTTTATTCGGTATTTTATGATGCTTTGTATGAAAAAAAAGGAATAGATTCGGTAATAGTTAAAATTATGGGCGAATTCCCCAAAAATTAG